The Cydia splendana chromosome Z, ilCydSple1.2, whole genome shotgun sequence genome window below encodes:
- the LOC134804958 gene encoding tubulin beta chain-like → MREIVHIQTGQCGNQIGAKFWEVISDEHGIDPTGAYQGDSDLQLERINVYYNEASGGKYVPRAVLVDLEPGTMDSVRAGPFGQLFRPDNFVFGQSGAGNNWAKGHYTEGAELVDSVLDVVRKEAEGCDCLQGFQLTHSLGGGTGSGMGTLLISKIREEYPDRIMNTFSVVPSPKVSDTVVEPYNATLSVHQLVENTDETFCIDNEALYDICFRTLKLSTPTYGDLNHLVSATMSGVTTCLRFPGQLNADLRKLAVNMVPFPRLHFFMPGFAPLTSRGSQQYRALTVPELTQQMFDAKNMMAACDPRHGRYLTVAAIFRGRMSMKEVDEQMLNIQNKNSTYFVEWIPNNVKTAVCDIPPRGLKMSATFIGNTTAIQELFKRISEQFTAMFRRKAFLHWYTGEGMDEMEFTEAESNMNDLVSEYQQYQDATADDEGEFDEDIEE, encoded by the coding sequence TTCTGGGAAGTGATCTCCGACGAGCATGGGATCGACCCGACGGGTGCCTACCAAGGAGACTCCGACCTTCAGCTAGAACGCATTAACGTCTATTACAACGAGGCTTCTGGCGGCAAATACGTGCCCAGAGCCGTACTAGTAGACCTCGAACCAGGCACCATGGATTCAGTAAGAGCTGGACCTTTTGGCCAGCTCTTCCGACCGGACAACTTCGTCTTTGGACAGTCAGGCGCTGGCAATAACTGGGCGAAAGGCCACTACACCGAAGGCGCGGAATTGGTGGACTCTGTCCTAGATGTGGTAAGAAAGGAAGCTGAAGGCTGCGATTGTCTCCAAGGTTTCCAGCTGACGCATTCGCTTGGAGGCGGAACTGGATCCGGAATGGGCACGTTACTTATCTCCAAAATCAGGGAAGAGTACCCTGATCGCATTATGAATACGTTCTCCGTCGTTCCAAGCCCCAAAGTTTCAGATACGGTGGTAGAACCATATAATGCTACGCTATCAGTGCATCAGTTGGTGGAAAATACAGACGAGACGTTTTGTATTGACAATGAAGCGCTGTATGATATCTGCTTTAGAACGCTGAAGTTAAGCACGCCGACGTATGGAGATCTGAATCATTTAGTGTCGGCGACTATGTCCGGAGTGACGACTTGTTTAAGATTCCCTGGGCAGCTGAATGCTGATTTGAGGAAGCTAGCAGTCAATATGGTTCCCTTTCCAAGGCTGCACTTCTTTATGCCTGGCTTTGCGCCACTAACTTCACGTGGAAGTCAACAGTATAGAGCTCTGACAGTCCCAGAGCTAACGCAGCAGATGTTCGACGCTAAAAACATGATGGCGGCGTGCGATCCACGCCACGGTCGCTACCTTACCGTTGCTGCCATCTTCCGCGGCCGCATGTCCATGAAAGAAGTTGACGAGCAGATGCTCAACATCCAGAACAAGAACAGCACGTATTTCGTGGAATGGATTCCTAATAATGTGAAAACTGCTGTGTGCGACATACCCCCTCGCGGCCTCAAAATGTCTGCTACTTTTATTGGGAATACTACAGCTATTCAAGAGCTTTTCAAGAGAATATCTGAGCAATTCACAGCCATGTTTAGGCGTAAGGCTTTCCTCCACTGGTACACTGGTGAAGGTATGGATGAGATGGAGTTCACGGAGGCGGAAAGCAACATGAATGATCTGGTCTCCGAGTACCAGCAGTACCAGGACGCCACGGCTGATGACGAAGGGGAGTTTGACGAAGATATTGAAGAATAA